The Cloeon dipterum chromosome 3, ieCloDipt1.1, whole genome shotgun sequence genome includes a region encoding these proteins:
- the LOC135938735 gene encoding JNK1/MAPK8-associated membrane protein isoform X1 codes for MFGGPFKYFGLESFSAMIIRCILTACLLLASLMTFATAFENVAVSTLQNNRCPGIYCGRQLLSDGNWSRCGACPRGFRANSSSACMPCNSSPMSYDWMYLGFMALLPLTLHWYYIDSYLQSRLFFHQQSDGPSFTRISLSFHASALVEVVLSVVLTLLLMEPKGSLTVYSCPSFNLSDWYTLLHNPSPDYKYTLHCTQEAAYPLYSMVFVFYALCVIVMMTIRPFLIWLVIPSPSKRSKPTIPLPLPSHGKATVYSALYFLPILALLHALLAGLIYYSFPYVMIVVSLISSAVHFACKEDQSARKLFKSTVSNVRNVVILLGHWLLHAYGISCIIPLQVSTNWSVFMLVPLPALFYILTAKFTDPKKVHSD; via the exons ATGTTTGGTGGcccattcaaatattttggtcTCGAG TCCTTCTCAGCGATGATAATCAGATGCATTTTAACGGCTTGCCTGCTGCTAGCCAGCCTAATGACGTTTGCAACGGCCTTTGAAAATG TAGCCGTGTCAACCTTGCAAAACAACAGATGCCCTGGTATTTACTGTGGCAGGCAGTTACTGTCAGACGGAAACTGGAGCCGATGTGGGGCCTGTCCAAGAGGTTTCAGGGCCAACTCTTCCTCAGCCTGCATGCCTTGCAATAGCAGCCCAATGTCTTACGATTGGATGTACCTGGGGTTCATGGCTCTGCTGCCACTCACGTTGCACTGGTATTACATTGACTCGTATTTGCAATCAAG GCTGTTTTTCCACCAACAAAGTGATGGCCCCAGTTTCACCAGGATCTCGCTCTCATTCCATGCGTCGGCACTGGTAGAAGTTGTCCTGTCTGTCGTACTTACACTGCTGCTGATGGAGCCAAAAGGGTCACTGACTGTCTACTCTTGCCCGTCTTTCAACCTGTCGGACTGGTACACGCTTCTGCACAACCCTAGTCCCGACTACAAATACACCCTGCATTGCACTCAAGAAGCCGCATATCCTTT GTATTCCATGGTCTTCGTTTTTTATGCACTCTGCGTGATTGTCATGATGACCATCAGACCTTTCCTGATTTGGCTTGTCATCCCCTCTCCAAGCAAAAGGTCCAAGCCGACAATTCCACTGCCTCTACCAAGCCACGGAAAAGCCACTGTTTACTCAGCACTCTACTTCTTGCCAATATTAGCTTTGCTGCACGCACTTTTAGCGGGACTAATTT ACTACTCCTTCCCTTATGTCATGATTGTTGTTTCGCTCATTTCAAGTGCTGTTCATTTCGCTTGCAAAGAGGATCAG TCCGCGCGGAAACTCTTCAAATCTACTGTATCAAACGTGCGCAATGTTGTCATCCTGCTCGGACACTGGCTGCTGCACGCTTACGGCATCTCGTGCATCATCCCGTTGCAAGTTTCGACAAATTGGTCAGTGTTCATGCTTGTTCCGCTGCCTGCTCTGTTCTACATCCTGACAGCCAAGTTCACGGACCCTAAAAAAGTTCACAGTGACTGA
- the LOC135938735 gene encoding JNK1/MAPK8-associated membrane protein isoform X2 produces the protein MFGGPFKYFGLESFSAMIIRCILTACLLLASLMTFATAFENAVSTLQNNRCPGIYCGRQLLSDGNWSRCGACPRGFRANSSSACMPCNSSPMSYDWMYLGFMALLPLTLHWYYIDSYLQSRLFFHQQSDGPSFTRISLSFHASALVEVVLSVVLTLLLMEPKGSLTVYSCPSFNLSDWYTLLHNPSPDYKYTLHCTQEAAYPLYSMVFVFYALCVIVMMTIRPFLIWLVIPSPSKRSKPTIPLPLPSHGKATVYSALYFLPILALLHALLAGLIYYSFPYVMIVVSLISSAVHFACKEDQSARKLFKSTVSNVRNVVILLGHWLLHAYGISCIIPLQVSTNWSVFMLVPLPALFYILTAKFTDPKKVHSD, from the exons ATGTTTGGTGGcccattcaaatattttggtcTCGAG TCCTTCTCAGCGATGATAATCAGATGCATTTTAACGGCTTGCCTGCTGCTAGCCAGCCTAATGACGTTTGCAACGGCCTTTGAAAATG CCGTGTCAACCTTGCAAAACAACAGATGCCCTGGTATTTACTGTGGCAGGCAGTTACTGTCAGACGGAAACTGGAGCCGATGTGGGGCCTGTCCAAGAGGTTTCAGGGCCAACTCTTCCTCAGCCTGCATGCCTTGCAATAGCAGCCCAATGTCTTACGATTGGATGTACCTGGGGTTCATGGCTCTGCTGCCACTCACGTTGCACTGGTATTACATTGACTCGTATTTGCAATCAAG GCTGTTTTTCCACCAACAAAGTGATGGCCCCAGTTTCACCAGGATCTCGCTCTCATTCCATGCGTCGGCACTGGTAGAAGTTGTCCTGTCTGTCGTACTTACACTGCTGCTGATGGAGCCAAAAGGGTCACTGACTGTCTACTCTTGCCCGTCTTTCAACCTGTCGGACTGGTACACGCTTCTGCACAACCCTAGTCCCGACTACAAATACACCCTGCATTGCACTCAAGAAGCCGCATATCCTTT GTATTCCATGGTCTTCGTTTTTTATGCACTCTGCGTGATTGTCATGATGACCATCAGACCTTTCCTGATTTGGCTTGTCATCCCCTCTCCAAGCAAAAGGTCCAAGCCGACAATTCCACTGCCTCTACCAAGCCACGGAAAAGCCACTGTTTACTCAGCACTCTACTTCTTGCCAATATTAGCTTTGCTGCACGCACTTTTAGCGGGACTAATTT ACTACTCCTTCCCTTATGTCATGATTGTTGTTTCGCTCATTTCAAGTGCTGTTCATTTCGCTTGCAAAGAGGATCAG TCCGCGCGGAAACTCTTCAAATCTACTGTATCAAACGTGCGCAATGTTGTCATCCTGCTCGGACACTGGCTGCTGCACGCTTACGGCATCTCGTGCATCATCCCGTTGCAAGTTTCGACAAATTGGTCAGTGTTCATGCTTGTTCCGCTGCCTGCTCTGTTCTACATCCTGACAGCCAAGTTCACGGACCCTAAAAAAGTTCACAGTGACTGA